A single region of the Pseudomonas sp. B21-023 genome encodes:
- a CDS encoding electron transfer flavoprotein subunit beta/FixA family protein: protein MKVLVAVKRVVDYNVKVRVKADNSGVDLANVKMSMNPFCEIAVEEAVRLKEKGVASEIVVVSIGPTAAQEQLRTALALGADRAILVEAADELNSLAVAKALKAVVDKEQPQLVILGKQAIDSDNNQTGQMLAALTGYAQGTFASKVEVAGDKVNVTREIDGGLQTVALNLPAIVTTDLRLNEPRYASLPNIMKAKKKPLETVTPDALGVSLASTTKTLKVEAPAARSAGIKVKSVAELVEKLKNEAKVI, encoded by the coding sequence ATGAAGGTTCTTGTAGCTGTCAAACGAGTGGTCGACTACAACGTCAAGGTTCGCGTCAAGGCGGACAACTCCGGCGTCGACCTTGCAAACGTCAAGATGTCCATGAACCCCTTCTGCGAAATCGCCGTGGAAGAAGCCGTCCGCCTGAAAGAGAAGGGCGTGGCGAGCGAAATCGTCGTCGTCTCCATCGGCCCGACCGCCGCCCAGGAGCAACTGCGTACCGCCCTGGCCCTGGGCGCCGACCGCGCCATCCTGGTCGAGGCCGCCGATGAACTGAACTCCCTGGCCGTGGCCAAGGCGCTGAAAGCCGTTGTCGACAAGGAGCAGCCGCAGCTGGTCATCCTCGGCAAGCAGGCCATCGACAGCGACAACAACCAGACCGGCCAGATGCTGGCCGCGCTGACCGGTTACGCCCAGGGCACTTTTGCCTCCAAGGTCGAAGTTGCTGGCGACAAGGTCAACGTCACCCGTGAAATCGACGGTGGCCTGCAGACCGTTGCGCTGAACCTGCCAGCCATCGTCACCACCGACCTGCGCCTGAACGAGCCGCGCTACGCGTCGCTGCCAAACATCATGAAGGCCAAGAAGAAGCCGCTGGAGACTGTCACTCCGGACGCCCTGGGCGTATCCCTCGCCTCCACCACCAAGACCCTCAAGGTCGAAGCGCCTGCCGCCCGCAGCGCGGGTATCAAGGTCAAGTCGGTGGCCGAACTGGTCGAGAAGCTGAAGAACGAAGCGAAGGTAATCTAA
- a CDS encoding MFS transporter, whose translation MTALDTTRPPRFSRGDHRTLGLAALGGALEIYDFIIFVFFALTLSQLFFPPEMPEWLRLLQSFGIFVTGYLARPLGGILMAHFADHLGRKRVFSLSILMMALPCLLIGVMPTYADIGYAAPLILLALRILQGAAVGGEVPSAWTFVAEHAPPGRRGYALGFLQAGLTFGYLLGALTATLLAQVFTPQEILDYAWRYPFLLGGVFGVIGVWLRRWLSETPVFLALREQREQPVAFPLRRVLSRHRRALIPAALLTCVLTSAVVVLVVITPTVMQQRFAMTAGHTFALSSVGIVFLNIGCVLAGLLVDRMGAWRALMIYSLLLPLGIGALYASLVGQWGMTWLAYALAGLCCGVVGVVPSVMVGLFPADIRVSGISFTYNVAYALWASTTPLALIALMPWSPWVCVGFCLVMGMVGLLTALYFGRREPLGFVAESVPLMCGDK comes from the coding sequence ATGACTGCGCTCGATACCACCCGCCCGCCACGGTTCAGCCGTGGCGACCACCGGACCCTGGGGCTGGCCGCGCTGGGTGGTGCCCTGGAAATCTACGATTTCATCATCTTCGTGTTCTTTGCCCTGACGCTCAGCCAGCTGTTCTTCCCGCCCGAGATGCCGGAGTGGTTGCGCCTGCTGCAGAGCTTCGGGATCTTCGTCACCGGTTACCTGGCCAGGCCGCTGGGCGGCATCCTGATGGCCCATTTCGCCGATCACCTGGGGCGCAAGCGGGTGTTCAGCCTGAGCATCCTGATGATGGCGCTGCCGTGCCTGCTGATCGGGGTGATGCCGACCTACGCCGACATCGGCTACGCCGCGCCGCTGATCCTGCTGGCGCTGCGCATCCTGCAAGGGGCGGCGGTGGGCGGCGAGGTGCCCAGTGCCTGGACGTTCGTTGCCGAGCACGCGCCACCCGGGCGACGCGGGTATGCGCTGGGCTTCCTGCAGGCTGGGTTGACCTTTGGCTATCTGCTCGGGGCGCTGACCGCGACCTTGTTGGCGCAGGTGTTCACGCCCCAGGAAATTCTCGACTACGCCTGGCGCTATCCCTTCCTGCTGGGCGGAGTGTTCGGCGTGATCGGTGTCTGGTTGCGCCGCTGGTTGAGTGAAACGCCGGTATTCCTGGCGTTGCGCGAGCAGCGGGAGCAGCCTGTGGCATTCCCGTTGCGTAGAGTACTGAGCCGACACCGTCGGGCGTTGATTCCGGCGGCGTTGCTTACGTGCGTGCTGACCTCGGCGGTGGTGGTGCTGGTGGTGATCACCCCGACCGTGATGCAGCAGCGCTTTGCCATGACCGCCGGGCATACTTTTGCTCTGAGCAGTGTGGGCATCGTCTTCCTCAATATCGGGTGTGTGCTGGCCGGGCTGTTGGTCGACCGTATGGGGGCGTGGCGGGCATTGATGATCTACAGCCTGTTGCTGCCGCTGGGTATCGGCGCGCTGTACGCCAGCCTGGTGGGGCAGTGGGGCATGACCTGGCTGGCCTATGCCCTGGCCGGATTGTGCTGTGGCGTGGTGGGGGTAGTGCCATCGGTGATGGTCGGGCTGTTCCCGGCCGATATCCGCGTCTCGGGCATCTCCTTCACCTACAACGTCGCCTACGCCCTGTGGGCCAGTACCACGCCGCTGGCGCTGATCGCCCTGATGCCCTGGAGTCCGTGGGTGTGTGTCGGCTTTTGTCTGGTCATGGGCATGGTCGGGTTGCTGACGGCGCTCTATTTCGGGCGTCGTGAGCCGTTGGGCTTTGTTGCCGAGTCGGTGCCGCTCATGTGCGGTGACAAATGA
- a CDS encoding electron transfer flavoprotein-ubiquinone oxidoreductase: MEREYMEFDVVIVGAGPAGLSAACRLKQKAAEAGSEISVCVVEKGSEVGAHILSGAVFEPRALNELFPDWKELGAPLNTEVKRDDIYVLKDAGSSTKVPDLFVPKTMHNQGNYIISLGNLCRWLAQQAENLGVEIYPGFAAQEALFDENGVVRGIVTGDLGVDREGNPKDGLYTPGMELRAKYTLFAEGCRGHIGKQLIKRFDLDNESDVQHYGIGLKEIWEIDPAKHEQGLVVHTAGWPLDVMAKDNTGGSFLYHLENNQVVVGLIVDLSYANPYLSPFDEFQRLKHHPVISQYLEGGKRISYGARALAKGGINSLPKMVFNGGALIGCDLGTMNVAKIKGSHTAMKSGMLAAEAVADALIAGSEGGDQLNSYVSAFKASWLHEELFASRNFGPAMHKFGPLLGAAFNYVDQNWFGGKLPFTLHDTKPDYACLKLAADSKKIDYPKPDGKLSFDKLSSVFLSSTNHEEEQPCHLKLTDPNIPIASNLPLYDEPAQRYCPAGVYEVVTQEDGNKRFQINAQNCVHCKTCDIKDPAQNITWVTPEGAGGPNYPNM; this comes from the coding sequence GTGGAACGCGAATACATGGAATTCGACGTGGTCATCGTCGGCGCAGGCCCGGCGGGCCTGTCCGCCGCCTGCCGCCTGAAGCAGAAGGCCGCCGAAGCCGGTAGCGAGATCAGCGTCTGCGTGGTCGAGAAAGGCTCCGAAGTCGGCGCCCACATCCTCTCCGGCGCCGTATTCGAGCCGCGCGCACTGAACGAACTGTTCCCCGACTGGAAAGAACTGGGCGCACCGCTGAACACCGAAGTGAAGCGCGACGACATCTATGTGCTCAAGGATGCCGGAAGCTCGACGAAAGTGCCTGACCTGTTCGTGCCCAAGACCATGCACAACCAGGGCAACTACATCATCTCGCTGGGCAACCTGTGCCGCTGGCTGGCCCAGCAGGCGGAAAACCTTGGCGTGGAGATCTACCCAGGCTTTGCCGCCCAGGAAGCGCTGTTCGACGAAAACGGCGTGGTGCGCGGCATCGTTACCGGCGACCTGGGCGTGGACCGCGAAGGCAACCCGAAAGACGGCCTGTACACCCCCGGCATGGAACTGCGTGCCAAGTACACCCTGTTCGCCGAAGGCTGCCGTGGCCATATCGGCAAGCAGTTGATCAAGCGCTTCGACCTGGACAACGAGTCCGACGTCCAGCACTACGGCATCGGCCTGAAAGAGATCTGGGAAATCGACCCGGCCAAGCACGAGCAGGGCCTGGTGGTGCACACCGCCGGCTGGCCGCTGGACGTGATGGCCAAGGACAACACCGGCGGCTCGTTCCTCTACCACCTGGAGAACAACCAGGTGGTCGTTGGCCTGATTGTCGACCTCTCCTACGCCAACCCTTACCTCTCGCCGTTCGACGAGTTCCAGCGCCTGAAGCACCACCCGGTGATCAGCCAGTACCTCGAAGGCGGCAAGCGCATCAGCTACGGCGCTCGCGCCCTGGCCAAGGGCGGCATCAACTCGCTGCCCAAGATGGTCTTCAACGGCGGCGCGCTGATCGGTTGCGACCTGGGCACCATGAACGTGGCCAAGATCAAGGGCAGCCACACTGCGATGAAGTCCGGCATGCTCGCCGCCGAAGCGGTGGCCGACGCACTGATCGCCGGCAGTGAAGGCGGTGACCAGCTCAACAGCTACGTCAGCGCCTTCAAGGCCAGCTGGCTGCATGAAGAGCTGTTCGCCAGCCGCAACTTCGGCCCGGCCATGCACAAGTTCGGGCCACTGCTGGGCGCAGCGTTCAACTATGTCGACCAGAACTGGTTCGGCGGCAAGCTGCCCTTCACCCTGCACGACACCAAGCCGGACTATGCCTGCCTCAAGCTCGCGGCCGACTCGAAAAAAATCGACTACCCCAAGCCGGACGGCAAGCTCAGCTTCGACAAGCTCAGCTCGGTGTTTCTCTCCAGCACCAACCACGAAGAGGAACAACCCTGCCACCTGAAGCTGACCGACCCGAACATCCCGATCGCCAGTAACCTGCCGTTGTACGACGAACCGGCGCAGCGCTACTGCCCGGCCGGCGTGTACGAAGTGGTCACCCAGGAAGACGGCAACAAGCGCTTCCAGATCAACGCGCAGAACTGCGTGCACTGCAAGACCTGCGACATCAAGGACCCGGCCCAGAACATCACCTGGGTCACCCCTGAAGGCGCCGGCGGGCCGAACTACCCGAATATGTAA
- a CDS encoding sigma-70 family RNA polymerase sigma factor encodes MEHYYRELVSFLSARLGNRQAAEDVAHDAYIRVLERTGGERIEHPRAFLYRTAMNLVVDHHRRHQVRQAEPLEVLDSDERWHSPAPTHSMQLDQRLALMQQALGELSAPCRDSFLLRKLEGLSHQQIAERLDISRSVVEKHIVNAMKHCRMRMRQWES; translated from the coding sequence GTGGAACATTACTATCGCGAGTTGGTGAGCTTTCTGTCTGCCCGGCTTGGCAATCGCCAGGCGGCCGAAGACGTTGCCCATGATGCCTACATCCGCGTGCTGGAGCGCACGGGCGGCGAGCGTATCGAACACCCGCGCGCGTTTCTTTATCGCACGGCGATGAACCTGGTGGTCGATCATCACCGGCGTCACCAGGTGCGTCAGGCCGAGCCGCTCGAGGTGCTCGACAGCGATGAGCGTTGGCACAGCCCCGCGCCGACGCACAGCATGCAGCTCGACCAGCGTCTGGCGCTGATGCAGCAGGCCTTGGGCGAGTTGAGCGCGCCTTGCCGTGACAGTTTCCTGCTGCGCAAGCTCGAGGGCTTGTCACACCAGCAGATCGCCGAACGCCTGGATATTTCCCGCAGCGTGGTGGAAAAGCACATCGTCAACGCCATGAAGCACTGCCGCATGCGCATGCGCCAGTGGGAGTCCTGA
- a CDS encoding efflux RND transporter periplasmic adaptor subunit yields the protein MTRTSNTRRRVLFGALGLAGLGSLVAWQVLPLGGAPVSTVPVLRADIESSVTALGTLQPRRYVDVGAQASGQIRKLHVEAGDEVRQGQLLVEIDPSTQQAKLDAGRYSIENLKAQLAEQRAQYQLAQQQYQRQHGLAAAGATRQEDLQTAQAQLKVTQARIDMYLAQIRQAQASLRSDEAELGYTRIYAPMSGTVVAVDAREGQTLNAQQQTPLILRIAKLSPMTVWAQVSEADIGKVKPGMTAYFNTLAGGKRRWTSTVRQILPVPPKPLDQTSQGGGSPASATAGTTGSKVVQYTVLLDVDNPDGALMAEMTTQVFFVAGQASQVLSVPLAALDDTPGDGVRLAQVLNSKGQVEARQVRTGLSDRLRVQVLEGLNEGERLVIGLPAASGG from the coding sequence ATGACACGCACATCCAATACCCGCCGCCGAGTGCTGTTCGGCGCCCTGGGCCTGGCCGGCCTCGGCAGCCTCGTGGCCTGGCAGGTCCTGCCGCTCGGCGGCGCACCGGTCAGCACCGTGCCGGTGCTGCGCGCCGACATCGAAAGTAGCGTTACCGCACTGGGTACCCTGCAACCGCGCCGTTACGTCGACGTCGGCGCCCAGGCCTCGGGTCAGATTCGCAAGTTGCATGTGGAGGCCGGTGACGAAGTGCGCCAGGGCCAGTTGCTGGTGGAGATCGACCCGTCCACGCAACAGGCCAAGCTCGACGCCGGACGTTACTCGATCGAGAACCTCAAGGCCCAGCTGGCCGAACAGCGTGCGCAATACCAGCTTGCCCAGCAGCAGTACCAGCGCCAGCACGGCCTGGCCGCCGCCGGCGCCACCCGCCAGGAAGACCTGCAGACGGCGCAGGCGCAACTGAAGGTGACCCAGGCCCGCATCGACATGTACCTGGCGCAGATCCGCCAGGCCCAGGCCAGCCTGCGCAGTGACGAGGCAGAACTGGGCTACACGCGCATCTACGCCCCCATGAGCGGTACCGTGGTGGCGGTGGATGCCCGCGAAGGCCAGACCCTCAATGCCCAGCAGCAGACGCCGCTGATCCTGCGGATCGCCAAGCTCTCACCGATGACCGTCTGGGCCCAGGTGTCCGAAGCCGACATCGGCAAGGTCAAGCCGGGCATGACCGCCTACTTCAACACCCTGGCCGGCGGCAAGCGCCGCTGGACCAGCACCGTGCGCCAGATCCTGCCGGTACCGCCCAAGCCGCTGGACCAGACCAGCCAGGGCGGCGGCAGCCCGGCCAGCGCCACCGCCGGCACCACAGGCAGCAAGGTGGTGCAGTACACCGTGCTGCTGGACGTGGACAACCCCGACGGCGCCCTGATGGCAGAAATGACCACCCAGGTGTTCTTCGTCGCCGGGCAAGCCAGCCAAGTGCTCAGCGTCCCCCTGGCTGCGCTGGATGACACCCCCGGCGACGGCGTGCGCCTGGCCCAGGTGCTGAACAGCAAGGGCCAGGTCGAGGCACGCCAGGTACGCACCGGCTTGAGCG
- a CDS encoding histidine kinase, with product MPNKSMRILIADEHPAQRLQLERMLNGLGYYRIAPVENFEDLQRLVHSALQPFNLLVGNIELASHAGVDLARFCRVSSQIQHALLYHSPHLKVPAVPPSDRHAVSISLPHAPDSEALESFMAIIDLPVLVGQLPLPPGLAGASNYSRRRTNLAQTVFCRNS from the coding sequence ATGCCTAACAAATCCATGCGCATCCTCATCGCCGACGAGCATCCCGCCCAGCGCCTGCAACTGGAGAGGATGCTCAATGGCCTGGGTTATTACCGGATCGCTCCGGTGGAGAATTTCGAAGACCTGCAGCGCCTGGTGCACAGTGCCTTGCAACCGTTCAACCTGCTGGTGGGCAACATCGAGCTGGCCAGCCATGCTGGGGTGGACCTGGCGCGCTTCTGCCGGGTCAGTTCGCAGATCCAGCATGCGCTGCTGTACCACTCGCCGCACCTGAAGGTGCCGGCGGTGCCGCCGAGTGACCGGCATGCTGTCAGCATCAGCCTGCCCCATGCGCCCGACAGCGAGGCGCTGGAGTCGTTCATGGCGATCATCGACCTGCCGGTGCTGGTCGGGCAGTTGCCCCTGCCACCGGGGCTGGCCGGGGCCTCGAACTATTCCCGGCGACGCACCAACCTCGCGCAGACAGTGTTCTGCCGCAACTCCTGA